GCCAGGCGGTACTTGTCTTCTGGCTCGGCCGTCGCGTAGAGCATGCGGTCACGCTCCGGCATCGTGTGCCTGACCTCGACGCAGTCCGCAGGCGCGATGTAGCCCTGCGCCTCGATGTCCTTCCACGGCGCGTCGTAGCGCTTCGGGCCGATGAGCGAGAAGACCTCGTCCTCGCGGCCGTCCTCGCGGACGAGCGTCGCGGTCAGCCCGAGGCGGCGCCGGGCCTGCAGGTTCGCCGTCATGCGGAAGATCGGCGCCGGCAGCAGGTGGACCTCGTCGTAGATGACCAGGCCCCAGTCGCGCGCGTCGAGCAGCTCGAGGTGCGTGTACACGCCCTTGCGCTTCGTCGTGAGCACCTGATAGGTGGCGATCGTCACCGGCCGGACGTCCTTGCGGGCACCGGAGTACTCGCCGATCTCCTCGTCCGTGAGCGTCGTGCGACGCAAGAGCTCGTCTCGCCACTGGCGGGCGCTGACGGTGTTCGTCACGAGGATGAGCGTCGTCGTGCCCGACTTCGCCATGGCACCCGCACCGACGATCGTCTTGCCGGCCCCGCACGGCAGCACGACGACGCCGCTGCCGCCGTGCCAGAAGCCGTCGATGGCGTGCCGCTGGTACGGCCGCATCTCCCACGGCTTGTCGTCTTTCGCCGGGTCCGTCGGAGACAGGTCGATGGCGTGCTTCTCACCGTCGACGTAGCCCGCGAGGTCCTCGGCGGGCCAGCCGAGCTTGAGCAGGACCTGCTTGACGTTGCCGCGCTCGGACGGATGGACGACGACGGTGTCCTCGTCGAGCCGGTCTCCGAAGAGGCCGGCCGTCCGCTTGGACTTCATCACCTCGGCGAGAACCGCACGGTCCGTCGCCTGGAGCACGAGGCCGTGGACCGGGTGCGTCGTGAGCTGGAGCCTGCCATAGCGGGACATCGTCTCCGCGACGTCGACGAGCAGAGCGTGAGGGACCGTGTACCGGCTGAACTCCAGCAGCACCGCGACCACCTGCTCCGCGTCGTGCCCAGCAGCCCGCGCGTTCCACAGGCCCAGCGGCGTGAGGCGGTAGGTGTGCATGTGCTCCGGGGCGCGCTCGAGCTCCGCGAAGGGAGCGATCGCGCGTCGGGCAGCGTCCGCCCGCGGGTGGTCTACCTCGAGGAGAAGGGTCTTGTCGCTCTGGACGATCAGTGGTCCGTCGGTCATCCGGGACTCCTTCGCTGTCTGCTGTGTGCTCGTGTGCGTTCGCTGGGTCGTGCGCGGGGGCTGTCCTGACTCAGGTCTCGACCGGGACGAGCTCGACGCTGATGATCCGGTGGACAGCGACCGTGAGCTCAGACTCACGCGCCACGTCGACAGCGCGCAGACGACCCGCGTCCACCCGCAGCGGCCGCACCCGGCGACGCTGGTGCTCGCCGACCGGCCCCGTCATGTCGAGCCACACCTCACGACCGTCCGCTGCCGCCTCGCGCAACATCCCCAACGCCACGACCGGCTCCGTTGTTCCGGGCAGCGCGCTCCCGCGCACCGAGTCCCGGTGGCGGTACTCGCCCGCACCCCGGGCACGGCCCGTGCCAGGGTCGTCCGACGGACCGTCCGACGCCGAGCCCTCGTCGACCCGAGGCTGCGCGCCCGCCGCGGGGGTGTCCCGCCGCAGGGCAGCGACCAGGGTCGCGAGCCTGGCTGCACGGTCGTCGCGCCCGGTCCGTGCCACAGCTGAACGGTCCGGCAGCCGCACACCAGGACGTGCGCCCGGCCCAGACCCCGGACGCCGGCTGCGTCGTGCAGGCACACGCACCCGTGGGGTCCGACGGTCCGCGAGGACGATCTGGCCGTCCGGTCCCTCCATCGCCGGCGCCATCCCGCGCTCTCGCAGCGCCGCGAGCAGCTGACCGATCGGCGCCGTCGCCGCGAGCACCGTCGGCGCGATCCGGAACAACCCCAGCGGCCGCAGACGCTGGTCGTCGATGAGCCCCGCGAGCAGCGTCGGGTCCTCCACGCGCACATAGCTCGACGCGACACCGAGCCGCACCTGACCATGCCGACGCGCAGCATCACGCACGAGGTACTCGAGCGGTTGCGGCACCGGGGTGCGCGAGTGCAGCGCGAGCTCGGCGAGAAACTCCTCGCCCGTGCGGCCCGCGTCGAGCGACCGGGTGACCGACGTCGGCGTGAACCGGACGGTGATCGCCGCACCACGAGACTCGACGTCGGCAGAGTCCGCGAGCAGGGCCTCGAGCGCAGGCGACGGGCGGCCCGGCACCACACCGGTCAGGTCGCCCTGGAGCAGGATCTCGTCGACGGCCTCCGGGAGCAGCTCCGTCAGGCACGTCGTCAGCCGGACGACCACACCGTCGTCCGGGACGGTCTGACGCGGGACGTCCGCGAGAACGGCGCCACCCGGAGCCAGGGCGCCCGCCCCCGTCACGCCGAGCATCTCCGCCTCGCCCAGGAGCGCGGCGACAGCATCGATCGGCGGTACCGACCTGGGCGTCCGCCAGCGCAGCACCGCCAGGACGTCGTCAGGCGAGAGCGGCGTGAGCGGTGCCTCCGCGAGAACGTCCAGCACCTCACCGCGCAACCGCGGCACCCACGCTCGGTGCAGCTCGGGCTCGAGAGCGTTGCGCAGTGCCCCGCGCTCGTCCCGGCTCCCGACGAGCCACGGAGCACGAGCCGTCGCGAACCACGCCGTGACGAGCGCCGCCCACCGCGACGGGACGTCCGCAGCCAACCAGTCGTCCGCATCGAGCGTGGGAGAGTACGACGCCGGGTCGTCACCGTCGTCGACGACGAGGCCAGCGACCAGCGCGAGCTCGGTGACGAGAGCCGCCGTCCGGTCGTTCACCTCGAGGCGGGCCGCCAGCCTCCGCAGGTCTCGCACACCCAGGCCGCCCGACTTGAGCACGGACGGCGGTGCCACCTGCCACGTGCTGATGAGCTCGGCGAGGAGGCGGACCGCCTCCTGGGCAGCACGCACCGACTCCGCCGCGACAGTCTCTGGCGCTCGCTGTGAAGGACCAGCGGCAGCCTCCGACGGTGCCCGGGAGAGCCGTTGGTGCGTCCTGCCGCCACGCAGCGCCATCGCGACACGGCGCGGAAGCACCACGTGCTGGGCGTCCGCCTGCTTGACGAACCCGTTCTGCACGAGCCATCGCGTCGGAGCCGCCGCCGGTGCGCCAGCCACCGTCGGGATCCGGCCGATCGGCGGGCCCCACGTGAGCGCGGAGAGGATGCTGCGCGCACCGGGCGGGGCGTCCTTGAGCAGGTCCGGGTCGGGAACGGCGTCCTGTGTCCGGCCGATCGGGCCGAGCCCGCCCGGGTACGCGTCCTGGACCTCGTCGACGCCGGGCGCCGGGCGCAGCGCTGTGCCGTCGGGCGACCAGACGAGCGCCATCTCGTCCAAGGTCGTGAGGATGGCGCGGACCGCTGCAGCATCGTCGTCGTGCGCGGTCCCGGTGATCGCCGCGACGACGCGGTCGGCCGTGATGTGCTCGCCGAGGCTCTCGAGCACGGTGACAGACTCGAGGACCTCGAGGTGAGCCGCGTCGAGCGCGTTCGTCGCGCGCTGGAGGCTCGCGCGGCTCGTCGCGCGCGCAGCGAGAGACAGCAGCGTCGCAGGCGACGGAGATGCAAGATCGGGGCGGTGGGTGAGCAACGCGACGAGGTGCTCGTCGCTCCGAGCACGGATCGAATCGCTGAACGTGGCCATCCGCACAATTTTACGCGCCAG
This sequence is a window from Sanguibacter antarcticus. Protein-coding genes within it:
- a CDS encoding DNA repair helicase XPB — its product is MTDGPLIVQSDKTLLLEVDHPRADAARRAIAPFAELERAPEHMHTYRLTPLGLWNARAAGHDAEQVVAVLLEFSRYTVPHALLVDVAETMSRYGRLQLTTHPVHGLVLQATDRAVLAEVMKSKRTAGLFGDRLDEDTVVVHPSERGNVKQVLLKLGWPAEDLAGYVDGEKHAIDLSPTDPAKDDKPWEMRPYQRHAIDGFWHGGSGVVVLPCGAGKTIVGAGAMAKSGTTTLILVTNTVSARQWRDELLRRTTLTDEEIGEYSGARKDVRPVTIATYQVLTTKRKGVYTHLELLDARDWGLVIYDEVHLLPAPIFRMTANLQARRRLGLTATLVREDGREDEVFSLIGPKRYDAPWKDIEAQGYIAPADCVEVRHTMPERDRMLYATAEPEDKYRLAACAPGKMRIVEQLVAKHEGEPTLVIGQYLDQLEELGEHLGAPVITGATTVRERQRLFEAFRTGEITKLVVSKVANFSIDLPEASVAIQVSGSFGSRQEEAQRLGRVMRPKADGRTAHFYAVVSRDTVDQDFAAHRQRFLAEQGYAYRIVDAEDLEGLAEADGPAGQA
- a CDS encoding helicase-associated domain-containing protein encodes the protein MATFSDSIRARSDEHLVALLTHRPDLASPSPATLLSLAARATSRASLQRATNALDAAHLEVLESVTVLESLGEHITADRVVAAITGTAHDDDAAAVRAILTTLDEMALVWSPDGTALRPAPGVDEVQDAYPGGLGPIGRTQDAVPDPDLLKDAPPGARSILSALTWGPPIGRIPTVAGAPAAAPTRWLVQNGFVKQADAQHVVLPRRVAMALRGGRTHQRLSRAPSEAAAGPSQRAPETVAAESVRAAQEAVRLLAELISTWQVAPPSVLKSGGLGVRDLRRLAARLEVNDRTAALVTELALVAGLVVDDGDDPASYSPTLDADDWLAADVPSRWAALVTAWFATARAPWLVGSRDERGALRNALEPELHRAWVPRLRGEVLDVLAEAPLTPLSPDDVLAVLRWRTPRSVPPIDAVAALLGEAEMLGVTGAGALAPGGAVLADVPRQTVPDDGVVVRLTTCLTELLPEAVDEILLQGDLTGVVPGRPSPALEALLADSADVESRGAAITVRFTPTSVTRSLDAGRTGEEFLAELALHSRTPVPQPLEYLVRDAARRHGQVRLGVASSYVRVEDPTLLAGLIDDQRLRPLGLFRIAPTVLAATAPIGQLLAALRERGMAPAMEGPDGQIVLADRRTPRVRVPARRSRRPGSGPGARPGVRLPDRSAVARTGRDDRAARLATLVAALRRDTPAAGAQPRVDEGSASDGPSDDPGTGRARGAGEYRHRDSVRGSALPGTTEPVVALGMLREAAADGREVWLDMTGPVGEHQRRRVRPLRVDAGRLRAVDVARESELTVAVHRIISVELVPVET